A genome region from Nocardia sp. NBC_01730 includes the following:
- a CDS encoding dioxygenase family protein — MDFNETTALDAVAASFEGTSDPRLKEILQVTTRHLHALVRELRPTQTEWQQAIDFLTAVGHTCDDTRQEFVLLSDVFGVSMLVETINGDEHGTEGTVLGPFHMTESPRRELGDSIDLMGGSTPCLVTGAVVDDTGRPLAGTTIDIWQCSVDGFYDVQEPDKQPPGNGRGLFTTDEQGRFWFRTVVPSHYPIPTDGPVGDLLGASGRHPFRPAHIHVLAEAAGYGPVTTHLFVADSAYIDSDAVFAVKKSLIVDFTEIDDTAGFEHYGMTGPFRHAHFDIRLGREGGPQ; from the coding sequence CTGAAAGAGATATTGCAGGTGACGACGCGTCACCTCCATGCCCTGGTTCGTGAGTTACGGCCGACGCAGACCGAGTGGCAGCAGGCCATCGACTTTCTCACGGCTGTCGGTCACACCTGCGATGACACCAGGCAGGAATTCGTTCTCCTCTCCGATGTGTTCGGCGTATCGATGTTGGTCGAGACGATCAATGGTGACGAGCACGGCACCGAGGGCACCGTTCTCGGCCCCTTTCACATGACCGAGTCGCCACGTCGCGAGCTCGGCGACTCGATCGACTTGATGGGCGGTTCGACGCCCTGCTTGGTTACCGGGGCGGTAGTGGACGACACCGGCCGGCCATTGGCGGGCACCACCATCGACATCTGGCAATGCAGCGTGGACGGCTTCTACGACGTGCAAGAGCCCGACAAGCAGCCGCCGGGCAACGGGCGCGGTCTGTTCACGACCGATGAGCAGGGGCGCTTCTGGTTCCGAACGGTAGTGCCCAGTCACTATCCGATTCCCACGGACGGGCCGGTGGGCGATCTGCTCGGTGCGTCCGGACGCCATCCATTCCGTCCCGCGCACATTCACGTACTCGCCGAAGCGGCGGGGTACGGGCCGGTGACGACACACCTGTTCGTCGCGGACAGCGCGTATATCGACAGTGATGCGGTGTTCGCGGTGAAGAAGAGCCTCATTGTCGATTTCACCGAAATCGACGATACCGCGGGGTTCGAGCACTACGGCATGACCGGACCCTTCCGCCATGCGCACTTCGATATTCGACTTGGTCGAGAGGGCGGACCGCAATGA
- a CDS encoding maleylacetate reductase: protein MTDTFTYDALPMRVVFGSGSIERLAAETDRLGLRRVLVLSTPQQRDLADRAVGLIGKSAVGVFDSARMHVPVETVQAAESVASELEIDGCVAVGGGSTIGLAKALALGSDLGIVAVPTTYAGSEMTPIWGITKGDKKTTGRDRKVLPSSVIYDPNLTMTLPVPVSCTSGINAMAHAVEALYAPDGSPVIAAMAEQGIRDLADALPALSAAPNDARARATALQGAWLSGACLGATTMGLHHKLCHVLGGLLDLPHAETHAVMLPYVTAFNLPSARTAAAALARALRTDNAVTGLLALTADLGAPRTLLELGVNESDLTRVADEVVSNPYSNPRSFTREELIELLHNAWKGIH, encoded by the coding sequence ATGACAGACACCTTCACGTATGACGCGCTGCCCATGCGGGTGGTATTCGGGTCCGGGAGCATCGAGCGGCTCGCGGCCGAAACGGACCGATTGGGATTGCGGCGCGTGCTCGTCCTGTCGACCCCGCAGCAGCGCGACCTCGCCGACAGGGCGGTCGGCTTGATCGGGAAATCCGCTGTGGGAGTATTTGATTCGGCACGGATGCACGTTCCGGTGGAGACCGTCCAGGCAGCGGAGTCGGTGGCCTCCGAGCTCGAGATCGACGGCTGTGTCGCGGTCGGAGGCGGATCAACGATCGGTTTGGCCAAGGCGCTCGCGCTCGGCAGCGACCTCGGGATCGTAGCGGTACCCACGACCTACGCGGGCTCGGAGATGACCCCCATCTGGGGAATCACGAAGGGCGACAAGAAGACAACCGGCCGCGACCGCAAAGTCCTTCCGAGCAGCGTCATCTACGACCCCAATCTGACGATGACACTGCCCGTTCCGGTGTCCTGCACGAGCGGAATCAACGCGATGGCGCACGCGGTCGAGGCGCTCTACGCCCCCGACGGCTCGCCGGTGATCGCCGCCATGGCCGAACAGGGCATCCGCGACCTCGCCGACGCGCTACCAGCGTTATCGGCTGCCCCGAACGACGCGCGGGCACGGGCGACAGCATTGCAGGGCGCGTGGCTGTCCGGAGCCTGCCTCGGGGCGACGACCATGGGCCTGCACCACAAGCTGTGCCATGTCCTCGGCGGATTGCTGGATCTTCCGCACGCCGAAACCCATGCGGTAATGCTCCCGTACGTCACGGCATTCAACCTCCCGTCGGCTCGCACGGCCGCCGCTGCCCTCGCCCGCGCACTACGCACCGACAACGCGGTTACCGGCCTCCTGGCATTGACCGCCGACCTCGGAGCACCGCGAACTCTCCTCGAGCTGGGTGTGAACGAGAGTGACCTGACTCGCGTCGCTGACGAGGTCGTGAGTAACCCGTACTCGAACCCCCGATCGTTCACGCGGGAGGAATTGATCGAACTCCTCCACAATGCCTGGAAGGGCATCCACTGA
- a CDS encoding LysR family transcriptional regulator, whose translation MQLRELQWFTTLAETEHITEASIRLNISQPTLSRALARLERKLGVQLFDRHQNRLRLNKYGELFQAHALRALNEIDRGEQRIAALVDPDRGSVSLGFAHSFGGWLIPDLLNRYRGVASSTSFELHGGACDSVVDSVRQGRIDIGFVAPEPATDDLEWVPLGREALCLRVPAGHVFEGRDHVAMADVADEPMIALKAGYGLRQVTDRLCREAGFSPRIEIEVTELSTLHALVAAGMGVAVVPAAHSGHASTIGNVPLSDPTAFRCYGAVVRRHGPSGQAARRFLKFVADVSPMSARSNRSPSEGDPKRMLRTPVPAAWPVSA comes from the coding sequence ATGCAATTGCGCGAGCTCCAGTGGTTCACAACGCTGGCCGAGACCGAGCACATCACGGAGGCCTCGATCCGGCTGAACATCAGCCAGCCGACACTGTCCCGGGCGTTGGCACGGCTCGAGCGCAAGCTCGGAGTGCAGCTTTTCGATCGCCACCAGAACCGGCTGCGGCTGAACAAATACGGCGAGCTCTTCCAGGCCCACGCGTTACGAGCACTGAACGAGATCGACCGTGGGGAACAGCGGATCGCCGCTTTGGTCGATCCGGATCGAGGCTCGGTGTCGCTCGGGTTCGCGCATTCCTTCGGCGGCTGGCTGATACCAGACCTGCTCAATCGGTACCGCGGGGTCGCGTCCAGCACCTCCTTCGAATTGCATGGCGGCGCTTGCGATTCCGTAGTCGACAGCGTGCGGCAGGGGCGAATCGACATCGGCTTCGTGGCTCCCGAGCCGGCCACGGACGATCTAGAGTGGGTACCGCTCGGACGCGAGGCGCTATGTCTGAGGGTTCCCGCAGGCCATGTGTTCGAAGGCCGCGATCACGTCGCGATGGCGGACGTGGCGGACGAGCCGATGATCGCACTGAAGGCCGGGTACGGCCTGCGTCAGGTCACCGACCGGCTGTGCCGGGAGGCGGGGTTCAGCCCTCGGATCGAAATCGAGGTCACCGAACTCTCCACACTGCACGCCCTGGTCGCGGCCGGAATGGGCGTCGCGGTCGTGCCTGCCGCCCACTCGGGACACGCGTCCACGATCGGTAACGTCCCACTCAGCGACCCGACCGCCTTCCGGTGTTACGGAGCGGTCGTCCGCCGCCATGGTCCGAGCGGCCAGGCCGCACGGCGCTTCCTGAAATTCGTCGCCGATGTCTCGCCGATGTCGGCGCGATCCAATCGCTCGCCGTCCGAAGGCGATCCGAAACGTATGCTGCGGACCCCGGTACCTGCCGCCTGGCCGGTGTCGGCGTAG